Proteins from a genomic interval of Desulfobulbaceae bacterium:
- a CDS encoding NADH:ubiquinone reductase (Na(+)-transporting) subunit B gives MLRSLLDHIKPHFQKEGRLAKLYPLYEAADTLFYTPVAVTACDSHIREHSDLKRVMICVYIAVVPCILMALYNTGLQANNIIAASGTIPSGWRYQLISLLGAAHNPASLWDNCLLGALFFLPITIVTYVVGIFWEVVFASVRGHEINEGFFITGILFPLILPPGTPLWQVAVAISFGVVIGKEIFGGTGKNFLNPALTARAFLFFAYPAQISGDSVWTALDGYSGATILANAASGANEYGATWLQAFLGTIPGSMGETSTLACLVGALVLLVTGTGSWRIMLSVCLGMLAIALMFNMVGSETNPMFSMTPAWHLVSGGFAFGTVYMATDPVTGAMTQSGKWFYGFLIGAMTVLIRVINPAYPEGMMLAILFANCFAPLIDYMVLQKNKQRRLARSGC, from the coding sequence ATGTTACGAAGCCTGCTCGACCACATAAAACCGCATTTTCAAAAAGAGGGGCGTTTAGCAAAACTCTATCCCCTCTATGAGGCAGCCGACACTCTGTTTTATACGCCTGTTGCAGTAACGGCCTGCGACTCCCACATTCGTGAACACTCAGATCTGAAACGTGTCATGATCTGCGTCTATATTGCGGTTGTGCCCTGCATTCTGATGGCCCTTTACAACACAGGCCTACAGGCCAACAATATAATTGCTGCCTCAGGAACTATACCCAGCGGCTGGCGTTATCAACTGATCAGCTTGCTCGGGGCCGCCCACAACCCGGCTTCTCTTTGGGACAACTGCCTGCTGGGCGCCCTCTTCTTTTTACCAATCACCATTGTCACCTATGTCGTCGGTATATTCTGGGAAGTTGTCTTTGCCAGTGTGCGCGGTCATGAGATCAATGAAGGGTTTTTTATTACCGGCATTTTATTCCCTCTGATCTTACCGCCCGGGACTCCTCTCTGGCAGGTCGCTGTGGCCATCAGTTTCGGTGTGGTTATCGGTAAAGAGATTTTTGGCGGTACCGGTAAAAATTTTCTGAATCCGGCCCTGACAGCTCGGGCATTTCTCTTTTTTGCCTACCCTGCTCAGATTTCCGGAGACTCTGTTTGGACCGCCCTTGATGGCTATTCCGGTGCCACCATCCTTGCCAATGCCGCCAGCGGCGCAAACGAGTATGGGGCAACCTGGCTGCAGGCCTTTCTAGGAACAATTCCAGGCTCTATGGGCGAGACATCAACCCTTGCCTGTTTAGTTGGTGCGCTTGTGCTTCTGGTTACAGGTACCGGTTCCTGGCGAATTATGCTCAGTGTCTGTCTTGGCATGCTGGCCATAGCCCTCATGTTTAACATGGTGGGCAGTGAGACAAACCCGATGTTCTCTATGACTCCAGCCTGGCACCTGGTTAGCGGCGGCTTTGCCTTTGGAACAGTCTACATGGCGACAGACCCCGTGACCGGTGCTATGACCCAAAGCGGCAAATGGTTTTACGGATTTTTGATAGGCGCTATGACTGTCCTCATTCGGGTCATCAACCCAGCGTATCCAGAGGGAATGATGCTGGCGATTCTATTTGCCAACTGCTTTGCACCACTTATTGACTACATGGTGCTCCAAAAGAACAAGCAAAGGAGGCTGGCTCGCAGTGGCTGCTGA
- a CDS encoding Na(+)-translocating NADH-quinone reductase subunit A: protein MITLKKGFTIPITGAPSQDIGSAGAPSMVALLGIDYHGLKPSMTVTEGDRVQCGQPLFEDKKNPGVIFTAPASGTITEINRGQRRSFQSLVIEVDNTEQVVFSSYTAKEPGSLNRQAVVDLLVESGLWTAIRTRPYSKIPAPDSTPHAVFVTAMDTNPLAPCVETILAQKPEAFETGLSVLATLTDGSLYLCKAPASNLPGLRLPCVTVSEFSGPHPAGLVGTHIHFLDPVNQQKTVWHIGYQDVVAVGHLFLTGKLYQDRFISLAGPQVKKPQIIKTVLGANLDELTSGKLCEGQNRIISGSVLSGTTAHGPFTYLGRYHNQVSVISEGGQQEFLGWLAPGSNKFSIKPMFLSALSPKKLFSFTTALNGSQRAIVPIGSFEKVMPLDIEPTYLLRAIAVRDVEQAEALGCLELDEEDLALCTFVDSSKNSYAPLLRETLTMIEKEG from the coding sequence ATGATAACCTTAAAAAAAGGGTTTACTATCCCAATCACTGGTGCACCGAGCCAGGATATCGGCAGTGCAGGCGCACCATCTATGGTCGCCCTGCTTGGCATTGATTACCACGGCCTAAAGCCATCCATGACCGTCACGGAAGGCGACAGAGTACAGTGCGGGCAGCCTCTTTTTGAAGACAAAAAAAACCCCGGCGTCATTTTTACAGCCCCCGCCAGCGGCACAATAACCGAGATTAACCGGGGCCAACGCCGATCATTTCAATCACTTGTCATTGAGGTAGACAATACCGAACAGGTTGTTTTTTCATCGTACACTGCCAAAGAGCCCGGCAGCCTTAACCGGCAAGCGGTCGTCGATCTGCTGGTGGAATCAGGGCTGTGGACCGCCATTCGCACACGGCCCTACTCAAAAATTCCCGCTCCGGACAGCACCCCGCACGCTGTATTTGTCACGGCAATGGATACAAATCCCCTGGCGCCCTGTGTTGAGACTATTCTTGCCCAAAAACCAGAGGCCTTTGAAACCGGTTTATCGGTACTAGCCACCCTCACAGACGGCTCACTTTATCTTTGCAAAGCCCCTGCTTCCAACTTGCCCGGCCTCAGACTGCCATGTGTGACGGTGAGTGAGTTTTCCGGCCCTCACCCTGCCGGCCTGGTTGGCACTCATATTCATTTTCTCGATCCTGTGAACCAGCAAAAAACCGTCTGGCACATTGGTTACCAGGATGTTGTGGCAGTTGGCCACCTGTTTTTAACCGGTAAGCTCTACCAGGACAGATTTATCTCTCTGGCCGGGCCTCAGGTCAAAAAACCGCAAATCATAAAAACAGTCCTTGGTGCCAATCTTGATGAGTTAACCTCCGGTAAGCTTTGCGAGGGGCAGAACCGGATTATTTCGGGATCTGTACTTTCAGGTACAACGGCCCACGGTCCATTTACCTACCTGGGACGCTACCATAATCAAGTCTCCGTGATCAGTGAAGGTGGCCAGCAGGAGTTTCTTGGCTGGCTGGCCCCTGGTAGCAATAAATTTTCGATTAAGCCGATGTTTCTGTCAGCCTTATCACCGAAAAAACTGTTTTCGTTTACAACTGCCCTGAACGGCTCCCAGCGCGCCATTGTTCCCATAGGCAGTTTTGAGAAAGTGATGCCGTTGGACATTGAACCAACCTACTTATTGCGGGCCATCGCTGTTCGTGATGTTGAGCAGGCAGAGGCTCTCGGCTGCCTGGAACTTGATGAAGAGGATCTGGCTCTCTGCACCTTCGTCGATTCATCAAAAAACAGTTACGCACCTCTTTTGAGAGAGACCTTAACCATGATCGAAAAAGAAGGCTGA
- a CDS encoding Hpt domain-containing protein: MNENVKSSEPESSVNLEALIDYCAGKESLAQRVLESFLQISPQYLAEFTKALECGDSDELRALCHKNQGAAGIIHAESLLRLIAQIRQFAIDQEIEKAQECLPELEKAFAEINAFIKKTLSPDPAELDQSLWKI; the protein is encoded by the coding sequence ATGAACGAAAATGTAAAATCATCTGAACCCGAGAGCTCCGTTAATCTGGAGGCACTTATTGACTATTGTGCCGGAAAGGAGAGTCTTGCTCAAAGAGTGCTTGAGTCCTTTTTGCAGATAAGTCCACAGTACCTTGCAGAGTTTACGAAGGCACTAGAGTGTGGCGATAGTGATGAGCTCCGGGCCTTATGCCACAAGAATCAGGGTGCGGCAGGGATTATTCACGCAGAATCTCTTCTGCGGCTTATTGCTCAGATCAGGCAATTTGCAATAGACCAGGAGATTGAAAAGGCGCAAGAGTGTCTGCCTGAGCTGGAGAAAGCTTTCGCAGAGATTAATGCCTTTATCAAAAAGACACTCTCTCCTGACCCAGCCGAGCTGGATCAGTCTTTGTGGAAAATATAA